The Pseudomonas allokribbensis genome has a window encoding:
- a CDS encoding 2-oxoglutarate dehydrogenase E1 component, producing MQESVMQRMWNSAYLSGGNAAYVEELYELYLHDPNAVPEEWRTYFQKLPADGGSATDVSHSTIRDHFVLLAKNQRRAQPVSAGSVSSEHEKKQVEVLRLIQAYRMRGHQAAQLDPLGLWQRPAPADLSINHYGLTNADLDTTFRAGDLFIGKEEASLREIHEALQQTYCRTIGAEFTHITDSVQRQWFQQRLESVRGRPTYSADIQSHLLERVTAGEGLEKYLGTKYPGTKRFGLEGGESLIPMLDELIQRSGSYGTKEVVIGMAHRGRLNVLVNTFGKNPRELFDEFEGKKKVELGSGDVKYHQGFSSNVMTAGGEVHLAMAFNPSHLEIVSPVVEGSVRARQDRRNDPTGEKVLPISIHGDAAFAGQGVVMETFQMSQTRGFKTGGTVHIVINNQVGFTISNPLDSRSTEYATDVAKMIQAPILHVNGDDPEAVLFVTQLAIDYRMQFKRDVVIDLVCYRRRGHNEADEPSGTQPLMYQQITKQRTTRELYADRLTQGGVLDVERVQAKVDEYRNALDNGLHVVKSLVKEPNKELFVDWRPYLGHAWTARHDTRFDLKTLQELSAKLLEIPEGFVVQRQVAKIYEDRQKMQAGGLPINWGYAETMAYATLAFEGHPIRMTGQDIGRGTFSHRHAVLHNQKDAGTYIPLQNLYDGQPRFDLYDSFLSEEAVLAFEYGYSTTTPNALVIWEAQFGDFANGAQVVIDQFITSGEHKWGRLCGLTMLLPHGYEGQGPEHSSARLERYLQLCAEHNIQVCMPTTPAQIYHLLRRQVIRPLRKPLVVLTPKSLLRHKLAISTLEDLAEGSFQTVIPEVDALDPKKVERVVLCSGKVYYDLLEKRRAEGREDIAIVRIEQLYPFPEDDLKEVLAPYTNAKAAVWCQEEPMNQGAWYCSQHHLRRSISNLNKSLVLEYAGREASAAPACGYASMHAEQQEKLLQDAFTV from the coding sequence ATGCAAGAAAGCGTGATGCAGCGCATGTGGAACAGCGCCTACCTTTCAGGTGGAAACGCTGCCTATGTGGAAGAGCTTTATGAGCTCTACCTGCACGACCCTAACGCTGTGCCAGAAGAGTGGCGCACCTACTTTCAGAAGCTGCCCGCCGACGGCGGCTCTGCCACCGATGTTTCGCACTCCACAATTCGCGATCATTTCGTGCTGCTGGCAAAGAACCAGCGCCGCGCCCAACCGGTTTCCGCCGGCAGCGTGAGCAGTGAGCACGAGAAGAAGCAAGTTGAAGTGCTGCGATTGATCCAGGCCTACCGTATGCGTGGCCACCAGGCAGCCCAGCTTGACCCGCTGGGACTGTGGCAGCGTCCTGCACCTGCAGACCTGTCGATCAATCATTACGGCTTGACCAATGCCGATCTTGATACGACCTTCCGTGCCGGCGACCTGTTCATCGGCAAAGAGGAAGCGAGCCTACGCGAAATTCACGAAGCGTTGCAGCAGACATATTGCCGCACCATCGGCGCTGAATTTACGCATATCACCGATTCCGTGCAGCGCCAGTGGTTCCAGCAGCGTCTGGAAAGCGTACGTGGCCGTCCGACCTACTCCGCCGACATTCAGAGCCACCTGCTCGAGCGCGTCACCGCCGGTGAAGGTCTGGAAAAATACCTGGGTACCAAATACCCGGGCACCAAGCGTTTCGGTCTGGAAGGCGGCGAAAGCCTGATTCCGATGCTCGACGAACTGATCCAGCGTTCCGGTTCCTACGGCACCAAGGAAGTCGTCATCGGCATGGCCCACCGTGGCCGTCTGAACGTGCTGGTCAACACCTTCGGCAAGAACCCGCGCGAGCTGTTCGACGAGTTCGAAGGCAAGAAGAAGGTCGAGCTGGGTTCCGGTGACGTTAAATACCACCAGGGCTTCTCGTCCAACGTGATGACCGCCGGCGGTGAAGTTCACCTGGCCATGGCGTTCAACCCGTCCCACCTGGAAATCGTTTCCCCGGTGGTTGAAGGTTCGGTTCGCGCCCGTCAGGATCGTCGTAACGACCCTACCGGCGAGAAGGTTCTGCCGATCTCCATCCACGGTGACGCTGCATTCGCAGGTCAAGGCGTGGTGATGGAAACCTTCCAGATGTCGCAGACCCGCGGTTTCAAGACCGGCGGTACCGTGCACATCGTGATCAACAACCAGGTTGGTTTCACCATCAGCAACCCGCTGGACTCGCGCTCCACCGAGTACGCGACCGACGTTGCGAAAATGATCCAGGCGCCGATCCTCCATGTGAATGGTGATGATCCGGAAGCCGTATTGTTCGTGACCCAGCTGGCCATCGACTACCGCATGCAGTTCAAGCGTGACGTGGTGATCGACCTGGTCTGCTACCGTCGTCGCGGCCACAACGAAGCTGACGAGCCAAGCGGCACCCAGCCTCTGATGTATCAGCAGATCACCAAGCAGCGCACCACCCGTGAGCTGTACGCTGATCGTCTGACCCAGGGCGGTGTGCTCGACGTTGAGCGTGTTCAGGCGAAAGTCGACGAATACCGCAACGCGCTGGACAACGGTCTGCACGTAGTGAAATCGCTGGTCAAAGAGCCGAACAAAGAGCTGTTCGTGGACTGGCGTCCGTATCTGGGCCACGCCTGGACTGCGCGTCACGACACTCGCTTCGATCTGAAGACCCTGCAGGAACTGTCCGCCAAGCTGCTGGAAATTCCGGAAGGCTTCGTGGTTCAGCGCCAGGTTGCGAAGATCTACGAAGACCGTCAGAAGATGCAAGCCGGCGGCCTGCCGATCAACTGGGGTTACGCCGAAACCATGGCGTACGCGACCCTGGCGTTCGAAGGTCACCCGATTCGCATGACCGGTCAGGACATCGGCCGCGGTACGTTCTCGCACCGTCACGCTGTTCTGCACAACCAGAAAGATGCCGGCACCTACATTCCGTTGCAGAACCTGTACGACGGTCAGCCGCGCTTCGACCTGTACGATTCGTTCCTGTCGGAAGAAGCCGTACTGGCGTTCGAATACGGTTACTCGACCACCACGCCAAACGCGCTGGTGATCTGGGAAGCCCAGTTCGGCGACTTCGCCAACGGTGCGCAGGTTGTTATCGACCAGTTCATCACCAGCGGCGAGCACAAGTGGGGCCGTCTCTGCGGTCTGACCATGCTGCTGCCGCACGGCTACGAAGGTCAGGGCCCTGAGCACTCCTCGGCGCGTCTTGAGCGTTACCTGCAGCTGTGCGCCGAGCACAACATTCAGGTGTGCATGCCGACCACGCCGGCCCAGATCTACCACTTGCTGCGTCGTCAGGTGATTCGCCCGCTGCGCAAGCCACTGGTAGTGCTGACTCCGAAGTCGCTGCTGCGTCACAAACTGGCAATCTCGACGCTGGAAGATCTGGCCGAAGGTTCGTTCCAGACCGTTATCCCGGAAGTCGATGCACTGGACCCGAAAAAGGTCGAGCGCGTTGTTCTGTGCAGCGGCAAGGTCTACTACGACCTGCTGGAAAAACGCCGTGCCGAAGGCCGCGAAGATATCGCCATCGTGCGTATCGAGCAGCTGTACCCATTCCCTGAGGAC